A stretch of the Vitis riparia cultivar Riparia Gloire de Montpellier isolate 1030 chromosome 13, EGFV_Vit.rip_1.0, whole genome shotgun sequence genome encodes the following:
- the LOC117928157 gene encoding uncharacterized protein LOC117928157: protein MSSSDSKNSRKDFVWKYVLEVTGEQYLRCKFCNQRCTGGVNRLKHHLAGTHHGMKPCNKVSEDARLECKEALANFKDQKTKRNELLQEIGMGPNSMHESALSKTIGTLGSGSGSGSVSGSGEPIPRGPMDKFTTSQPRQTTLNSKWKQEERKEVCRKIGRFMYSKGLPFNTVNDPYWFPMIDAIANFGPGFKPPSMHELRTWILKEEVNDLSIIMEDHKKAWKQYGCSIMSDGWTDGKSRCLINFLVNSPAGTWFMKSIDASDTIKNGELMFKYLDEVVEEIGEENVVQVITDNASNYVNAGMRLMEKRRKLWWTPCAAHCIDLMLEDIGKLNVHATTLSQARQVVKFIYGHTWVLSLMRTFTKNHELLRPAITRFANAFLTLQSLYKQKQALIAMFSSEKWCSSTWAKKVEGVKTRSTVLFDPNFWPHVAFCIKTTVPLVSVLREVDSEERPAMGYIYELMDSAKEKIAFNCRGVERKYGPIWRKIDARWTPQLHRPLHAAGYYLNPQLRYGDKFSNADEVRKGLFECMDRMLDYQERLKADIQLDSYDQAMGEFGSRIAIDSRTLRSPTSWWMRFGGSTPELQKFAIRVLSLTCSASGCERNWSTFESIHTKKRNRLEHQRLNALVYVRYNTRLRERSLQRKQNVDPILVEEIDSDDEWIAEKEDPLLPLDLCWLQDNELFSVDAIRAVSSNSQEIETSSDHMVSSHSYKRKHNEVPSTSGGKGKEKELNLTPIDEDEDLHEMGIHDSGHFPTIDTLDEDDDDLDDEDLS from the exons atgagttCCTCCGATtcgaaaaattcaagaaaagattTTGTGTGGAAGTATGTTCTTGAAGTTACCGGGGAGCAATATTTAAGATGTAAATTTTGCAATCAAAGATGCACGGGAGGGGTGAATAGACTCAAGCATCACTTAGCCGGAACTCATCATGGTATGAAACCATGCAACAAGGTTAGTGAAGATGCTAGATTGGAATGCAAAGAGGCATTGGCCAATTTTAAGGATCAAAAAacgaaaagaaatgaattgctcCAAGAAATTGGTATGGGTCCTAATTCAATGCATGAGAGTGCCTTGTCTAAAACAATAGGGACATTAGGGAGTGGGAGTGGGAGTGGGAGTGTAAGTGGGAGTGGGGAACCTATTCCTAGGGGACCCATGGATAAATTTACCACTTCACAACCTAGACAAACTACTTTGAATTCAAAGTGGAAgcaagaagaaaggaaggaagtgTGTAGAAAAATTGGTAGATTCATGTATTCAAAAGGTCTCCCATTCAACACTGTGAATGATCCTTATTGGTTTCCTATGATAGATGCTATTGCAAATTTTGGGCCCGGGTTTAAGCCTCCATCTATGCATGAATTGAGGACATGGATTCTTAAAGAAGAGGTGAATGACCTAAGTATCATTATGGAAGATCACAAAAAAGCTTGGAAACaatatggatgttcaattatgtcagaTGGTTGGACAGATGGAAAGAGTAGGtgtcttatcaattttttggtgaatagtCCTGCTGGCACTTGGTTTATGAAATCAATTGATGCTtctgatacaataaaaaatggggaattgatgttcaaatatcttgatgaggtggttgaagaaattggagaggagaATGTTGTGCAAGTCATCACTGATAATGCCTCTAATTATGTGAATGCTGGAATGAGGCTTAtggaaaaaaggagaaaattgtGGTGGACTCCTTGTGCTGCTCATTGTATTGATTTGATGTTGGAGGATATTGGAAAGCTAAATGTCCATGCTACTACACTATCTCAAGCTAGGCAAGTAGTGAAGTTCATATATGGGCATACTTGGGTTCTTAGcttgatgagaacatttacaaaaaatcatgAACTTCTTCGTCCAGCAATTACACGATTTGCTAATGCATTTCTTACTCTCCAAAGTCTTTATAAGCAAAAGCAAGCTCTTATAGCAATGTTCTCATCAGAAAAATGGTGTTCAAGCACATGGGCTAAAAAGGTAGAAGGTGTGAAAACTCGAAGTACAGTGTTGTTTGATCCAAATTTTTGGCCTCATGTTGCTTTTTGCATAAAGACCACTGTTCCATTAGTTAGTGTCTTGAGAGAGGTTGATTCAGAGGAAAGACCAGCCATGggttatatttatgagttgatGGATTCAGCTAAGGAGAAGATTGCATTTAATTGTCGAGGTGTGGAGAGAAAATATGgcccaatttggagaaaaattgatGCAAGATGGACTCCGCAACTTCATCGACCTTTACATGCAGCGGGTTATTATCTTAATCCTCAATTGCGGTATGGAGATAAGTTTTCTAATGCTGATGAGGTGAGGAAGGgattatttgaatgcatggatAGGATGTTGGATTATCAAGAACGTTTAAAAGCTGACATTCAGTTGGACTCATATGACCAAGCAATGGGTGAATTTGGGAGTCGTATTGCAATTGATTCTCGAACATTAAGAAGTCCTACAAGTTGGTGGATGCGTTTTGGAGGTTCAACACCGGAGTTGCAAAAGTTTGCTATTCGAGTCCTTAGCCTTACTTGTAGTGCTTCGggatgtgaaagaaattggagcacatttgAGTCG atccatacaaaaaaaagaaatagacttGAACATCAAAGGTTGAATGCTCTAGTGTATGTAAGATACAACACTAGATTGAGAGAGCGAAGtctacaaaggaaacaaaatgttgATCCGATTTTGGTAGAGGAGATTGATTcggatgatgaatggattgcGGAGAAAGAAGATCCCCTCCTCCCCCTTGATCTTTGTTGGCTTCAAGATAATGAGTTATTCAGTGTTGATGCCATTAGAGCTGTTTCATCCAACTCCCAAGAGATTGAAACATCATCGGATCACATGGTTTCTTCACATTCCTACAAAAGGAAACATAATGAAGTACCAA GTACAAGTGGAGGCAAAGGCAAAGAGAAGGAGTTGAATTTGACAccaattgatgaagatgaagatttacATGAAATGGGGATACATGATAGTGGACATTTTCCTACTATTGATACattggatgaggatgatgatgacctTGATGATGAGGATTTAAGTTGA